A genomic segment from uncultured Marinifilum sp. encodes:
- the katG gene encoding catalase/peroxidase HPI, with amino-acid sequence MEKHSDNMSKCPVTGASAKSITGAGTKNKDWWPNQLNLNILRQHSSLSNPMGKDFNYAEEFKSLDLQAVKKDLHALMKDSQDWWPADFGHYGPLFIRMAWHSAGTYRVGDGRGGAGAGQQRFAPLNSWPDNANLDKARRLLWPIKQKYGRKISWADLMILSGNVALESMGFKTFGFAGGREDVWEPQEDVYWGMETEWLEGNKRYSKEEILDNPLAAVQMGLIYVNPEGPGGNPDPLEAAKDIRETFARMAMNDEETVALIAGGHSFGKTHGAGDAAHVGSEPEAANIEEQGLGWKSTFGSGKGTDTITSGIEVTWSQTPVKWSYYFFENLFKYEWELTKSPAGAHQWVAKNADKNVPDAHDPSKKHLPSMLTTDLSLRFDPVYEKISRRFYEHPLEFADAFARAWFKLTHRDMGPRTRYLGSEIPAEELIWQDPVPALNHQLIDENDIISLKKNVLKSGLSVSEMVSTAWASASTFRGSDKRGGANGARICLSPQKDWKVNNPAQLSKVLNVLGNIQKEFNKIQIGDKKISMADLIVLAGCAAIEKAANDAGFEIKVPFIPGRMDCSQEQTDVESFAVLEPVADGFRNYLKKHYKVRTEELLIDKAQLLTLTAPELTVLLGGMRALDTNYDHSKNGVLTEHPGLLTNDFFVNLLDMNIKWEVCSKDKEQFEGFNRKTKEKKWTASRVDLIFGSNSELRALAEVYACADAKEKFITDFVAAWNKVMNLDRFDL; translated from the coding sequence ATGGAGAAACATTCGGATAATATGAGTAAGTGTCCTGTAACGGGAGCTAGTGCAAAAAGTATAACTGGTGCCGGAACTAAAAATAAAGATTGGTGGCCAAATCAGTTAAATCTTAATATTCTGCGTCAACATTCCTCTTTATCTAATCCTATGGGAAAAGATTTTAATTATGCCGAAGAGTTTAAAAGTCTCGATTTACAAGCTGTAAAGAAAGATTTGCATGCTCTTATGAAAGATTCGCAAGATTGGTGGCCAGCAGATTTTGGACATTATGGTCCCTTATTTATTCGCATGGCCTGGCATAGTGCCGGTACATATAGGGTTGGCGATGGACGTGGAGGTGCAGGAGCAGGTCAGCAGCGTTTTGCTCCTCTTAATAGTTGGCCCGATAATGCCAATCTTGATAAAGCAAGAAGATTACTTTGGCCTATTAAGCAAAAATATGGAAGAAAAATTTCCTGGGCCGATCTTATGATATTGTCGGGGAATGTGGCATTGGAATCGATGGGCTTTAAAACTTTTGGTTTTGCTGGTGGGCGAGAAGATGTTTGGGAGCCTCAGGAAGATGTTTATTGGGGAATGGAAACCGAATGGCTAGAAGGCAATAAACGCTATTCAAAAGAAGAAATTCTTGATAACCCTTTGGCAGCAGTGCAAATGGGACTTATTTATGTAAATCCCGAAGGGCCGGGAGGAAATCCAGATCCACTGGAGGCAGCAAAAGATATTCGTGAAACTTTTGCGAGAATGGCCATGAATGATGAAGAAACAGTTGCCCTTATTGCTGGAGGTCACAGCTTTGGTAAAACACATGGTGCTGGCGATGCGGCTCATGTAGGATCGGAACCCGAAGCAGCGAATATAGAAGAACAAGGACTTGGGTGGAAAAGTACATTTGGCTCAGGAAAAGGGACAGATACCATTACAAGTGGTATAGAAGTTACCTGGTCGCAAACTCCTGTAAAGTGGAGTTATTACTTTTTTGAGAATTTATTTAAATACGAATGGGAACTTACCAAAAGTCCGGCTGGAGCACATCAATGGGTAGCAAAAAATGCCGATAAAAATGTACCTGATGCTCACGATCCTTCGAAAAAACATTTACCATCAATGTTAACTACAGACTTGTCATTGCGTTTCGATCCTGTTTATGAAAAAATATCGCGCCGATTTTATGAACATCCCCTCGAATTTGCCGATGCTTTTGCTCGTGCATGGTTTAAGTTAACTCATCGTGATATGGGACCGAGAACTCGCTATCTTGGAAGCGAAATTCCTGCAGAAGAATTAATTTGGCAAGATCCTGTTCCGGCGCTAAATCATCAATTAATAGATGAAAATGATATTATTAGTCTTAAAAAAAATGTGTTAAAATCGGGTTTAAGTGTGTCGGAAATGGTTTCTACCGCATGGGCTTCGGCTTCTACATTTCGGGGATCGGATAAACGTGGCGGCGCAAATGGAGCCAGAATATGCCTTAGTCCCCAAAAAGATTGGAAGGTGAATAATCCAGCTCAGCTTAGCAAAGTATTAAACGTGTTAGGTAATATACAAAAGGAGTTCAATAAAATTCAAATTGGAGACAAGAAAATATCAATGGCCGACCTTATTGTTTTAGCCGGATGTGCGGCAATAGAAAAAGCAGCTAATGATGCAGGGTTTGAGATTAAAGTCCCATTTATACCAGGAAGAATGGATTGTTCTCAGGAACAAACAGATGTGGAATCTTTTGCCGTATTAGAACCCGTAGCCGATGGTTTTCGTAATTATCTGAAGAAACATTATAAAGTTCGTACCGAAGAGTTGTTAATTGATAAAGCCCAGCTACTTACATTAACAGCTCCGGAATTAACAGTATTGCTTGGAGGAATGCGAGCATTGGATACAAATTATGATCACTCAAAAAATGGTGTGCTTACTGAGCATCCAGGCTTGTTGACTAACGATTTTTTTGTTAACCTTTTAGATATGAATATCAAGTGGGAGGTGTGTTCGAAAGATAAAGAGCAGTTTGAAGGTTTTAACAGAAAAACAAAAGAAAAAAAATGGACAGCTAGTAGAGTTGATTTAATTTTTGGCTCAAATTCAGAACTTAGAGCTCTTGCCGAGGTGTATGCTTGCGCTGATGCTAAAGAAAAATTTATTACAGATTTTGTAGCGGCCTGGAATAAAGTAATGAATTTAGATCGATTCGATTTATAA
- a CDS encoding DUF6051 family protein, producing the protein MNNKTELEEYKLESLSYKLLPGAHNYNCEIHNINIKNEFPFLTEVGTIKDNVHIKDISVKENRFFNYHLIKPKGIKVSKKIIFLFHGFNEKTWDKYLSWAKYICEGTGSSVVLFPIAFHMQRAPKYWSNKRAMYKLSEERKKRYPNIVQSTLSNVAISMRLHSMPQRFIWSGLQTYYDVIQFIEECKNGKHTHISKDFNFDIFAYSIGGFLAQILKLTNYNNYFINSKVCLFCSGATFNRLSPVSKFILDSETNVALYSYLVEHFDKMLQSDNMLNHFFNEDHLEGKIFHSMLDYQKMRNFRESLFKKYEDQIYAITLKKDKVIPSFEVINTLKGAYRNVNIKVDELDFNREYTHENPFPDNKDQDTQVKQDFEFVFNKVCDFYND; encoded by the coding sequence ATGAATAACAAAACAGAACTAGAAGAATATAAATTAGAATCCTTATCATATAAATTGCTTCCAGGAGCACATAACTACAATTGTGAAATTCATAATATTAATATAAAAAACGAGTTTCCTTTTTTAACAGAGGTTGGTACGATAAAAGATAATGTACATATTAAAGATATTTCGGTTAAGGAAAATAGATTTTTTAACTATCATTTAATAAAACCTAAAGGAATTAAAGTCAGTAAAAAAATAATATTTCTATTTCATGGTTTTAATGAAAAAACCTGGGATAAATATCTATCATGGGCCAAATATATTTGTGAAGGTACAGGAAGCTCTGTTGTTCTTTTTCCTATTGCATTTCACATGCAAAGGGCCCCAAAATATTGGAGCAATAAGCGAGCAATGTATAAATTGAGTGAGGAGAGGAAAAAAAGGTATCCAAACATAGTTCAGTCTACTTTGTCGAATGTTGCCATTAGCATGCGCCTTCATTCAATGCCACAACGATTTATATGGTCGGGTTTACAAACATACTATGATGTAATTCAGTTTATTGAAGAATGTAAAAATGGAAAACATACACATATAAGTAAAGATTTTAATTTCGATATTTTTGCCTATTCAATTGGTGGTTTTTTGGCTCAAATTTTAAAATTAACTAATTATAATAATTACTTTATCAACTCAAAAGTTTGCCTGTTTTGTAGTGGAGCAACATTTAATCGTTTATCTCCGGTGTCGAAATTTATTTTAGATAGTGAAACTAATGTAGCTTTGTATTCCTATTTGGTTGAGCATTTCGATAAAATGTTACAAAGCGATAATATGCTTAACCATTTTTTTAATGAGGACCATTTAGAAGGGAAAATTTTTCACTCTATGCTCGATTATCAGAAAATGAGAAATTTCAGAGAATCTTTATTCAAAAAATATGAGGATCAAATTTATGCAATAACTCTTAAAAAAGATAAGGTAATTCCTTCTTTTGAAGTAATTAACACACTTAAGGGTGCTTACCGAAATGTAAATATAAAAGTTGATGAATTAGATTTTAACAGAGAGTATACTCACGAAAATCCTTTTCCTGATAATAAAGATCAAGACACACAGGTTAAACAAGATTTTGAATTTGTTTTTAATAAGGTTTGCGATTTTTACAATGATTAA
- a CDS encoding peptidase U32 family protein, which translates to MNKKIELLAPGGDIDSIKTAILAGADAVYCGLSKFNARNRAANISFEDLQGILRFAHKNSCEVFLTLNIIIIDSEIPALVKLLNRLVNTTIDGVIVQDIGMLYLLEKYFPSLKVHASTQLTTHNKGQIQFLSKLKAERVNLSRELNIHEISALTDVAHSNNMLIEVFVHGSYCISFSGICYMSSLHGGNSGNRGRCSQPCRDRYLQTPAGKSYPLNLKDNSAYLDLKELHNAGVDSLKIEGRIKEFEYVYTIVKSWRKQINSFNNTGNLIKDKSDLYKVFNRDFSNGFLKGNINKNLFIDNPMSHSTKHFAEINKYASANEELEGKNKLYQEKELLKLDIKNKIDKISLDKIPLKLYISGQSDSPLKVSVKTPNKTFEVFSNTNLKSAGTEALSKMAVLKRLKAIKDTDYFIQQTELNLNTKLYLPFKDLTSIKKKILYVLNKSKNTIAPVSIPKLKQHSRTHNKPKLSVLISSFKDTYLCKDADIDVYFQLPNSFKDGIDEFIDLFTMNEKLIPWFPSVLIGDDYLAALELLDHLQATIIVSNNTGIALEAYKKGISWIAGPYLNIANSYSLLSLKENFNCYGAFLSNEISKQQMYSIKMPHDFHLYYSIYHPIVLMTSRQCLFHQVSGCDKYKVDDTCIQKCEKLSSITDLKQNKFIIEKSKGNYHRVYNSENMLNIDIITDFSDRFTSFFIDLSNIKTETIIDTNKVNLVRTFKNYISGDFDSKQQIERAIYPTNNHQYKKGF; encoded by the coding sequence ATGAACAAAAAAATTGAATTACTGGCACCTGGTGGCGACATTGATTCCATAAAAACAGCTATTCTTGCTGGTGCCGATGCAGTTTATTGCGGTTTAAGTAAATTTAATGCTAGAAACCGGGCAGCTAATATCAGCTTTGAAGATTTACAGGGTATTTTAAGGTTTGCACACAAGAACAGTTGCGAGGTTTTTCTTACGCTTAACATTATAATTATCGATAGCGAAATTCCTGCACTTGTTAAATTATTAAACCGATTGGTTAATACAACTATCGACGGTGTAATTGTTCAGGACATAGGGATGCTCTATTTGTTAGAAAAGTATTTTCCAAGTCTTAAAGTACATGCATCTACGCAACTTACAACTCATAATAAAGGTCAAATTCAGTTCTTAAGTAAGCTTAAAGCCGAGCGTGTTAATTTATCACGCGAACTAAATATACATGAAATAAGCGCATTAACTGATGTAGCTCATAGTAACAATATGTTAATTGAGGTATTCGTTCATGGTTCTTATTGTATTTCTTTTTCGGGCATTTGCTATATGAGCTCGTTGCATGGGGGGAATTCCGGAAACAGAGGTAGGTGCAGTCAGCCTTGCCGTGATAGGTATTTGCAAACACCTGCGGGCAAAAGTTATCCACTTAATTTAAAAGATAATTCTGCATATCTCGATTTAAAGGAGTTGCATAATGCAGGAGTAGATTCTCTTAAAATTGAAGGGCGAATAAAAGAGTTCGAGTATGTTTATACAATAGTAAAATCCTGGCGCAAACAGATTAATAGTTTTAACAATACGGGAAATCTAATTAAAGATAAGAGTGATCTTTACAAAGTGTTTAATCGTGATTTTTCCAATGGTTTTTTAAAGGGAAATATCAATAAAAACTTATTTATTGATAACCCTATGAGTCATTCTACAAAACATTTTGCTGAGATAAATAAGTATGCTTCAGCAAATGAGGAATTAGAAGGAAAAAATAAACTTTATCAGGAAAAAGAACTCTTAAAACTAGATATTAAGAATAAAATTGATAAGATTAGTCTCGATAAAATTCCTTTAAAACTATATATTTCTGGACAGAGCGATTCGCCACTAAAAGTATCTGTTAAAACACCCAACAAAACCTTCGAGGTTTTCTCTAATACCAATTTGAAAAGCGCAGGAACCGAGGCTTTAAGCAAAATGGCTGTTTTAAAAAGACTAAAAGCAATTAAGGATACCGACTATTTTATTCAGCAAACAGAATTGAATTTGAACACCAAATTGTATCTTCCTTTTAAAGATCTAACATCCATTAAAAAGAAGATATTATATGTTCTGAATAAGTCGAAAAATACGATAGCTCCTGTTTCAATTCCTAAACTTAAACAGCACAGCCGAACTCATAATAAACCAAAACTTTCGGTATTAATATCATCGTTTAAGGATACTTATCTTTGTAAGGATGCTGATATAGATGTCTATTTTCAATTGCCCAATAGTTTTAAAGATGGAATCGACGAATTTATCGATTTATTTACAATGAACGAAAAGCTAATTCCTTGGTTCCCTTCTGTTTTAATAGGTGATGATTATTTAGCTGCGCTTGAACTTTTGGATCACTTACAAGCTACAATTATTGTAAGTAATAACACTGGTATTGCACTCGAAGCCTACAAAAAAGGTATTTCGTGGATTGCAGGTCCGTATCTTAACATTGCAAATTCTTATAGTCTTTTAAGTTTAAAAGAGAATTTTAATTGTTATGGCGCATTTCTATCTAACGAAATAAGTAAGCAGCAAATGTATTCCATTAAAATGCCGCACGATTTTCATTTGTACTACAGCATTTATCATCCTATTGTACTTATGACAAGCAGGCAGTGTTTGTTTCATCAGGTAAGTGGATGCGATAAATATAAGGTCGACGATACTTGTATTCAAAAATGTGAAAAATTGTCGTCTATTACCGATTTAAAGCAGAACAAATTTATTATCGAAAAATCAAAAGGAAATTATCATCGGGTTTACAATTCAGAAAATATGCTTAATATCGATATTATTACTGATTTTTCTGATCGGTTTACCAGTTTTTTTATCGATTTAAGTAATATCAAAACCGAGACTATAATTGATACAAATAAAGTTAATTTGGTAAGAACCTTTAAAAATTATATTAGTGGAGATTTTGATTCGAAACAGCAAATAGAAAGAGCGATTTATCCAACTAATAATCATCAGTATAAGAAAGGTTTTTAG
- a CDS encoding aldolase/citrate lyase family protein has protein sequence MKEHKTKIGTIVSLDLLQINAQLSSLGFDFIFIDLEHGKVSDQTISSIILAKQNNSKVFIRIARIDEANIKHALDLACDGIIAPRVEDINELKTLVDYSFYPPKGKRSVGFCLANKYGINFQDYTDNFKPLIFAQVESTKGLEIANKIANYKDISGIFMGPYDLSASMGVPGKFESDIYKKAYNIVRDICKEQHKLFGTFAANHQNIAEEIKEGTDLIAVGLDANLILNTYLNLITKIKDLSAKE, from the coding sequence ATGAAAGAACATAAAACTAAAATAGGTACTATTGTTTCTCTCGATCTATTGCAAATTAATGCGCAATTGTCATCATTGGGTTTCGATTTTATATTTATCGATCTGGAACATGGAAAGGTTTCTGATCAAACCATATCTTCCATAATACTCGCAAAACAGAATAATAGCAAAGTTTTTATTCGAATTGCCCGTATCGATGAGGCTAATATTAAACATGCTTTAGATTTGGCTTGCGATGGAATTATTGCACCAAGAGTTGAAGACATTAACGAATTAAAAACATTGGTCGATTATTCTTTTTATCCTCCCAAAGGAAAAAGAAGTGTTGGCTTTTGTTTGGCAAATAAATATGGTATTAATTTTCAAGATTATACTGATAATTTTAAGCCCCTTATTTTTGCTCAGGTGGAAAGTACAAAAGGACTGGAAATAGCAAATAAAATTGCCAACTATAAAGATATCTCAGGTATTTTTATGGGGCCTTACGATCTATCGGCATCTATGGGTGTGCCTGGTAAATTTGAATCTGATATTTATAAAAAAGCATACAATATAGTTCGAGATATTTGTAAGGAACAGCATAAATTATTTGGTACATTTGCAGCAAATCATCAAAATATAGCTGAAGAAATAAAAGAAGGTACCGATTTAATAGCCGTTGGACTTGATGCTAATTTAATTTTAAATACTTATCTAAATCTTATTACAAAGATTAAAGATTTATCTGCAAAAGAATAA
- a CDS encoding pyridoxamine 5'-phosphate oxidase family protein: MNNKLTIPQNIQEAWNNRKGPIVFTTVSENTVPNSIYATCVSLFENNSIIVANNYFDKTIKNINTGSKGVILFITNDDKAYQLKGSIEYYTEGKAFDDMKKWNPERLPGHGAAILKVEEIFSGAEKLA; encoded by the coding sequence ATGAATAATAAACTTACAATTCCTCAAAACATTCAGGAAGCATGGAATAATCGTAAAGGACCTATTGTATTTACAACAGTTTCGGAAAATACAGTTCCAAATTCTATTTATGCAACCTGCGTATCGCTTTTCGAAAATAACAGCATTATAGTTGCCAACAATTATTTCGATAAAACAATAAAAAATATAAATACCGGAAGCAAAGGAGTAATTCTTTTTATTACCAATGACGATAAAGCTTATCAATTAAAAGGAAGCATTGAGTATTATACCGAAGGCAAAGCTTTCGATGATATGAAAAAATGGAATCCTGAGCGTTTACCTGGTCATGGTGCAGCCATACTTAAAGTTGAAGAAATTTTTTCTGGTGCAGAAAAGCTTGCTTAA
- a CDS encoding DUF1566 domain-containing protein, with protein MKKFRIQQKSIAFTVSAGLISGLLFTSCDSDSDDDTANSTELSINNYIQIASGQTTLYNGDGEIVSELNSGDAFYGQDANYLKGEKMSYTDNGNETVTDNNTGLMWQQVPTSEEFTWQEAVDYCNELELGGYDDWRMPSCKELYSISDFGKGWPYIDTEYFNLASGEVSKDEQFWSSNYYVGVTVEGGSHAAFGVNHVTGHIKAYAAEMIDGTGEGDGGAPDDSTPPPSDGNAAPSGNPLAKYVRAVRGDDYGINDYTDNGDGTITDNASGLMWAQDDSEKLNWEDALAYCESAALAGYTDWRMPNVKELQGIVDYTRSPSATDPDNIGPAIDPIFNCTPIVNEAGNDDYGYYWTSTSANFTSGEPYYYAWYVAFGMAVDGDGEDFHGAGGVRFDTKYEGGPLGEGGERYYNFVRLVRDAK; from the coding sequence ATGAAAAAATTCAGAATTCAACAAAAATCAATTGCCTTTACAGTATCGGCAGGTTTAATATCTGGTCTTTTGTTCACATCTTGCGATAGCGATAGCGATGATGACACTGCTAACTCAACTGAATTAAGCATTAATAATTATATTCAAATTGCTTCAGGACAAACCACTTTATATAATGGAGATGGCGAAATTGTTTCAGAATTGAACTCTGGCGATGCATTTTACGGTCAGGATGCCAATTATTTAAAAGGTGAGAAAATGAGCTACACCGATAATGGCAACGAAACAGTTACCGATAACAATACAGGATTAATGTGGCAGCAAGTACCAACAAGCGAAGAATTTACCTGGCAGGAAGCTGTAGACTATTGTAATGAATTGGAGCTTGGTGGTTATGATGACTGGCGTATGCCAAGCTGTAAAGAATTATATTCGATTAGCGATTTTGGCAAAGGATGGCCATATATAGACACCGAATATTTTAATCTGGCTAGTGGCGAAGTTTCAAAAGATGAACAGTTTTGGTCTTCGAACTATTACGTTGGAGTAACAGTAGAAGGTGGATCTCATGCGGCTTTCGGCGTTAATCATGTAACTGGCCATATTAAAGCCTATGCTGCCGAAATGATTGATGGAACAGGTGAAGGAGATGGAGGTGCTCCTGATGACAGTACACCTCCTCCAAGTGATGGAAATGCAGCCCCAAGTGGAAATCCATTGGCAAAATATGTTCGTGCAGTACGTGGCGACGATTATGGTATTAACGATTATACAGACAATGGAGATGGTACAATTACCGATAATGCCTCTGGTTTAATGTGGGCACAAGATGACAGTGAAAAATTAAACTGGGAAGATGCTTTAGCTTATTGTGAATCTGCAGCATTAGCAGGTTACACCGACTGGCGCATGCCAAACGTAAAAGAATTGCAGGGCATTGTTGATTATACTCGTTCTCCTAGTGCTACCGACCCTGATAATATTGGTCCGGCTATTGATCCAATATTTAATTGTACCCCCATAGTAAATGAAGCAGGTAACGACGACTATGGTTATTACTGGACAAGTACATCGGCCAACTTTACATCGGGAGAACCCTACTATTATGCTTGGTATGTTGCATTTGGTATGGCTGTAGATGGTGATGGAGAAGATTTTCACGGAGCTGGTGGTGTTCGTTTCGACACAAAATACGAAGGAGGTCCACTTGGCGAAGGTGGTGAGCGCTACTATAACTTTGTGCGTTTGGTTCGCGATGCGAAATAA
- a CDS encoding S1 RNA-binding domain-containing protein, with protein sequence MKYTGCGTKILEYTCYAELEDGVLAFLHRSDMAWVTIDLKPVDFVSCGDRIEVMILELNEESKRIFQFGFFVKLEWNLSGIVYSSDLSYNTEDFKEGDKLKVRVLNVDAERERIGLEIVSAEF encoded by the coding sequence ATAAAATACACGGGTTGTGGAACAAAAATATTGGAATATACTTGTTATGCAGAATTGGAAGATGGTGTTTTAGCTTTTTTACACCGTAGTGATATGGCTTGGGTAACTATCGACTTAAAACCTGTCGATTTTGTTTCATGTGGAGATCGTATAGAAGTGATGATACTGGAATTAAACGAAGAAAGTAAGAGAATTTTCCAATTTGGTTTTTTCGTTAAATTAGAATGGAATCTTTCGGGTATAGTTTATTCTTCTGATTTATCTTATAATACAGAAGATTTTAAAGAGGGTGATAAGCTAAAGGTAAGAGTTTTAAATGTTGATGCTGAGCGAGAACGCATTGGTTTGGAGATAGTATCAGCAGAATTTTAA
- a CDS encoding tetratricopeptide repeat-containing sensor histidine kinase has translation MRYIYLTLFISFQSIILFGQVNTADSLLLRLNKEKNDTTRIKLLINLGQQLQPTDIDSALTYYEKALNLSIDKNINKYVAYCYGCMADTYSFQSEYNKAISAYENSLKTYEKLNNNYGTCYALSNMGVAYWQKGNLEKCNECYLQALSIAENRQDTITCTKIKINIALVFGELGDQENALKYHLEALHELEKANDIDGILASLQNIGCAKQDQKKYDEAITYFDRALTLALKENNLYLIAMSYGNLASAYNDKEDLILAQKYNKKGIEYYSKVGNHKGIALSNIFMASISLKLKQFKKSEQYGLEALKTAKNLGALDIEKRTCETLINTYAQMKNFSKAYHYQNKVIQLKDSIYTIEKSKQIRELQAKFESEKKEKENELLKIENQLKTTEIEKQQSRSYILYISILFLLFLFVLIYKSLRTKKKAHATLEERNKLITNQQIKLSAAFDQLTKTNEKLENQKKKIQTQAKVLAEAVASKDKFFSIIAHDLRNPFSAILGFCDLLMDNYDTISNEDRKEYIATINNSATTTHMLLENLLTWANSQKNRIKIVKVKMELKTLVDEAIHPYIPNASSKKISVQNNISKDWFITADKYTLTTVFGNLFSNAIKFTNEGGSINLNAISNSKFYEIQINDTGVGMSNETIDSLFDIAKNNSTPGTKDEQGTGLGLILCKEFVEKNKGEIKVHSVINKGTTFTVRLPKE, from the coding sequence ATGCGATACATCTATCTTACTCTATTTATCTCTTTTCAAAGTATAATTTTGTTTGGTCAAGTAAATACAGCCGACAGTTTACTATTGCGTTTAAATAAAGAAAAAAATGATACAACCAGAATAAAATTACTAATCAATTTGGGGCAACAGCTTCAACCTACCGACATAGATTCTGCATTGACCTATTACGAAAAAGCTCTTAATCTATCTATAGACAAAAATATTAATAAATACGTAGCTTATTGCTATGGTTGTATGGCCGACACATATTCTTTTCAAAGTGAGTATAATAAAGCGATTAGTGCATATGAAAACTCTCTTAAAACCTATGAAAAACTTAACAACAATTACGGAACTTGTTATGCTTTATCGAATATGGGGGTTGCTTACTGGCAGAAAGGAAATCTTGAAAAGTGTAACGAGTGTTATTTACAGGCTTTGTCTATTGCAGAAAATAGGCAAGACACAATAACTTGTACTAAAATAAAAATTAACATTGCCTTAGTTTTTGGTGAACTTGGAGATCAAGAAAATGCCTTAAAATATCATTTGGAGGCCTTGCACGAGCTTGAAAAGGCAAACGATATTGATGGCATATTAGCTTCTTTACAGAATATCGGTTGTGCAAAACAAGATCAAAAGAAGTATGACGAAGCAATTACCTACTTTGATAGAGCTTTGACTCTTGCCTTAAAAGAAAACAATCTGTATTTAATAGCGATGTCTTATGGAAATCTAGCTTCTGCATATAATGATAAAGAAGATCTAATTTTGGCTCAAAAATACAACAAAAAAGGCATTGAATATTATAGTAAAGTAGGGAACCACAAAGGTATTGCTCTAAGCAATATATTCATGGCAAGTATATCCCTTAAACTTAAACAATTTAAAAAATCGGAGCAATATGGTCTGGAAGCGTTAAAAACTGCCAAAAACTTAGGTGCTCTGGATATAGAAAAAAGGACATGCGAAACATTAATAAACACGTATGCCCAAATGAAAAACTTTTCGAAGGCATATCATTACCAAAATAAAGTTATACAGCTAAAGGATAGTATTTATACAATAGAAAAATCGAAACAGATACGTGAGTTGCAAGCCAAATTTGAATCGGAAAAAAAAGAAAAAGAGAATGAATTGCTAAAGATTGAAAACCAACTTAAAACTACTGAAATTGAAAAACAACAAAGTCGCAGTTACATCTTGTACATTTCAATTCTATTCTTACTATTTCTTTTTGTATTGATTTATAAAAGTCTTAGAACAAAAAAGAAAGCGCATGCTACGCTCGAAGAGAGAAATAAGCTTATTACAAACCAACAGATTAAATTATCGGCAGCATTTGATCAACTCACAAAAACAAACGAGAAATTAGAAAATCAGAAAAAGAAAATACAAACACAAGCTAAAGTATTAGCTGAAGCAGTTGCCTCAAAAGATAAATTCTTTTCGATAATTGCACACGATTTAAGAAATCCTTTTAGTGCAATACTTGGATTTTGTGATCTACTAATGGATAATTACGACACTATAAGTAATGAAGATCGGAAAGAATATATTGCAACTATAAATAACTCGGCAACTACTACCCATATGTTGTTAGAAAATTTATTAACATGGGCGAACTCGCAAAAAAACAGAATTAAAATTGTTAAAGTAAAAATGGAGTTAAAGACCTTGGTTGATGAAGCTATTCATCCATATATTCCAAATGCATCCTCAAAGAAAATTTCAGTTCAAAATAATATTTCTAAAGACTGGTTTATTACTGCTGATAAGTATACATTAACAACAGTATTCGGTAATTTATTTAGTAATGCTATAAAATTCACAAATGAAGGAGGCTCCATAAATTTGAATGCTATATCGAATAGTAAATTCTACGAAATTCAAATTAATGATACAGGAGTAGGAATGTCAAATGAAACAATAGATTCCCTTTTCGATATCGCTAAAAATAATTCTACCCCAGGAACCAAAGACGAGCAAGGCACAGGACTGGGTTTAATTCTTTGTAAAGAATTTGTAGAAAAAAACAAGGGTGAGATAAAAGTACATAGCGTAATAAACAAGGGAACAACTTTTACAGTAAGGCTTCCTAAAGAATAG